One Brassica napus cultivar Da-Ae chromosome C4, Da-Ae, whole genome shotgun sequence genomic region harbors:
- the LOC106451535 gene encoding LOW QUALITY PROTEIN: glutathione S-transferase U5 (The sequence of the model RefSeq protein was modified relative to this genomic sequence to represent the inferred CDS: deleted 1 base in 1 codon), with protein sequence MAEKEEVKLLGIWASPFSRRIEMALKLKGVPYEYVEEILEKKSPLLLALNPVHKKVPVLVHNGKTILESQVILEYIDETWKHNPLLPQDPYERSKARFLAKLVDEQIITAGFVSMARADEKGRKVLAEQTRELIMILEKELVGKDFFGGKTVGFLDLVAGSVIPFCLERGWEGIGLEVISEEKFPEYKRWVKNLEKVDFVKDCIPPKEKHVEHMNHMGERIRSA encoded by the exons ATGGCGGAGAAAGAAGAAGTGAAGCTTTTGGGGATATGGGCGAGCCCTTTCAGCCGTCGGATAGAGATGGCTCTCAAACTCAAAGGCGTACCGTACGAATACGTTGAAGAGATATTGGAGAAGAAAAGCCCTTTGCTTCTTGCTCTAAACCCTGTTCACAAGAAGGTTCCTGTTCTTGTCCACAATGGTAAAACCATTCTTGAGTCTCAAGTGATTCTCGAATACATCGATGAGACTTGGAAGCATAATCCACTTCTCCCTCAGGATCCTTACGAGAGATCT AAAGCTCGGTTCTTGGCTAAACTCGTCGATGAGCAG ATTATAACTGCAGGGTTTGTATCAATGGCAAGAGCAGATGAGAAAGGAAGAAAAGTTCTTGCCGAGCAGACAAGAGAACTGATTATGATTCTTGAGAAGGAACTTGTCGGAAAAGATTTCTTCGGTGGTAAGACTGTCGGATTCCTGGACTTAGTCGCCGGAAGTGTGATCCCGTTTTGTTTGGAGAGAGGTTGGGAAGGAATTGGACTGGAAGTGATCTCAGAGGAGAAGTTTCCAGAGTACAAGAGATGGGTGAAGAATCTTGAGAAGGTTGATTTTGTCAAGGATTGTATTCCTCCTAAAGAGAAACATGTTGAACACATGAATCACATGGGAGAGAGAATCAGATCAGCTTAA